From one Microbacter margulisiae genomic stretch:
- a CDS encoding RHS repeat-associated core domain-containing protein translates to MKEILTPEGYWQNGVYYYYLKDHLGSNREVLNQTRQVVEYSDYYPSGMRFGESVVNGGNVQPYRHTGMEMQGMHGLNWIDNEARMRSVNVPEFTTMDPLCEKYYNMSPYAYVGDNLINAIDPLGMDSCTYNSKDNTYTSTTRGTMQEVEVTAPALYKQTLMYFVFGELAFGNRRYLDNRINPHIYTPQELNRGANMEMRAGLTILGGAGTIEGFATEFATSKIGWMAFKAIADAFGQFGGAYIAKRNAKEALNDVNLLGSVLTGLGVNPFNTALLSGALSYNPNTGFQSTFTGDKSNSAYFTNLAIGLSFGYGTEFMTNTAAFKTFTIGIYMRTAGSINPSIGTGVTNSLIAAPTAASAAGESSLENK, encoded by the coding sequence TTGAAAGAAATACTCACCCCGGAAGGCTATTGGCAGAACGGTGTCTATTACTACTACCTGAAAGACCATTTGGGAAGCAACCGGGAAGTGCTGAACCAGACAAGACAAGTGGTAGAATACAGTGATTACTATCCCAGCGGGATGCGCTTTGGCGAAAGCGTAGTAAACGGAGGCAACGTGCAGCCCTACCGGCATACAGGGATGGAGATGCAGGGCATGCATGGCTTGAACTGGATAGATAACGAAGCACGGATGAGATCGGTCAATGTGCCGGAATTTACTACGATGGATCCACTTTGTGAGAAGTATTATAATATGAGTCCATATGCGTATGTGGGAGATAATCTGATAAATGCCATCGATCCTTTAGGAATGGATTCTTGCACATACAATTCAAAAGATAATACATATACCAGTACGACTCGGGGAACTATGCAAGAAGTGGAGGTTACTGCACCAGCACTTTATAAGCAAACATTGATGTATTTTGTATTTGGAGAATTGGCCTTTGGCAATAGAAGATACCTGGATAATCGGATTAATCCCCACATCTATACTCCGCAAGAATTAAACAGAGGTGCTAATATGGAAATGCGTGCAGGGTTAACTATACTTGGAGGAGCTGGAACAATAGAAGGGTTTGCCACAGAATTTGCCACATCGAAAATAGGCTGGATGGCATTTAAAGCTATTGCAGATGCCTTTGGACAATTTGGAGGAGCATATATAGCAAAAAGAAATGCTAAGGAAGCTTTGAACGATGTAAACCTTTTGGGGAGCGTACTAACGGGACTAGGAGTAAATCCTTTCAATACCGCTTTATTATCTGGTGCTTTAAGTTATAACCCAAATACAGGTTTTCAATCTACATTCACTGGCGATAAATCAAATTCTGCATATTTCACCAATCTTGCCATCGGGCTTTCTTTTGGATATGGAACAGAATTTATGACAAATACTGCAGCATTTAAAACTTTTACAATAGGAATATATATGCGTACGGCGGGAAGTATAAATCCGAGTATTGGAACTGGAGTAACGAATTCTTTAATTGCAGCCCCAACTGCTGCATCTGCTGCTGGAGAATCATCTTTAGAAAACAAATAA
- a CDS encoding IS5 family transposase produces MYLVLDKDTINKEIVPFIPVPKRGFRTKCDIAEIVNCILYKLKTGCQWHMLPVKSLFSNVVLHYKTVFGYFRTWCKSGVLQQIWFGLLNKYRASLDMSSVDLDGSHTPALRGGEQVAYQGRKKRKTTNALYLTDRQGIPLAISDPIEGNHNDLHQIKERFTDIIDSLNNSDIRVDGLFLNADAGFDSAEFREFCSSHEIIPNIAINWRNAAHTDDIFFDELLYQQRYCIERTNAWMDSFRSLLNRFDVTCSSWQSFNLIAFIVILLKKITKQKKSR; encoded by the coding sequence ATGTACTTAGTACTCGACAAAGATACAATAAATAAAGAAATAGTGCCATTCATCCCTGTACCCAAGAGAGGGTTCAGGACAAAGTGTGATATCGCCGAGATTGTTAACTGCATATTGTACAAATTAAAAACAGGTTGTCAATGGCATATGTTGCCCGTTAAAAGTTTATTTTCTAATGTCGTATTGCATTATAAGACTGTTTTCGGTTATTTTCGTACATGGTGTAAATCAGGAGTGTTACAACAAATCTGGTTTGGTTTATTGAATAAATACAGAGCCTCATTGGACATGTCCAGTGTTGATTTGGATGGCAGCCATACCCCCGCATTACGTGGAGGAGAACAGGTTGCTTATCAGGGTCGGAAGAAAAGGAAGACTACCAATGCTCTTTATCTTACAGACAGACAAGGTATCCCATTGGCCATATCAGACCCGATAGAAGGGAATCACAATGATTTACATCAAATTAAAGAACGTTTTACCGACATTATTGATTCGCTGAATAACTCCGATATAAGAGTTGATGGTCTTTTTCTTAATGCCGATGCAGGTTTTGACTCTGCGGAGTTCAGAGAATTCTGTTCTTCCCATGAAATAATACCCAACATCGCTATTAACTGGCGTAACGCAGCACATACGGATGATATATTCTTCGATGAATTGCTCTATCAGCAACGCTATTGCATAGAAAGAACCAATGCATGGATGGATAGTTTCAGATCTCTATTGAACAGATTTGATGTTACTTGCTCCAGTTGGCAAAGCTTTAACCTTATCGCTTTTATCGTGATACTACTTAAGAAAATTACTAAACAGAAAAAGTCAAGATGA
- the mfd gene encoding transcription-repair coupling factor, translating to MELSELLSFYSSHPQIVAVEKWIGSTEQHLHINGLLGSSRALMCAALFSNLHNTWLVILDDAEEAGYFYHDLTQLLDKESVYFFPSSYKRSVTQEKTDAANEILRTEVLQTVTRREPVILVTYPDALLEKVLDSTGLNDCTLTLHVGEQVDTDFVIDLLLDYGFIRVDFVYEPGQFSVRGSILDVFSFSSELPYRIDFFGKEVETIRTFDIETQLSKTPQARVSIVSDLKQQKHENKISFFELLAPETLCLFSDYRYARQRINSLYDEVLIKTNETKKPVPDLSSLFMSGAEMDDKIAPFRTIEIGNQISMSVTAKIEFNTSLQPPFHKNFDLVSQHFLHKQEEGYRIFVCSDSKKQHDRLAAIFHDRGDHIVFTNVLKTLHEGFDDHDMSVCVYTDHQLFDRFHRYSLRSDNARTGKMMMTLKELNQLNIGDYVVHVDHGIGRFGGLMTTNVDGKRQEVIKLLYKDDDMIFVSIHSLHRISKYKGKDGEAPHVNKLGSGAWERLKERTKKKVKDIARELIQLYARRRAEQGFRFTPDSYLQQELEASFIYEDTPDQMKATADVKQDMESDLPMDRLVCGDVGFGKTEVAIRAAFKAATDGKQIAVLVPTTVLAAQHYRTFSERLKDFPCVVDYMSRARSAAAMKELLQRLKEGKIDIVIGTHKLIGKNVHFKDLGLLIIDEEQKFGVSVKERLRQMKVNVDTLTLTATPIPRTLQFSLMGARDLSIINTPPPNRYPIQTEWHSFDEVIIRDAIRFEMERNGQVFFVHNRIHSIYEMEALIQRLIPGVRIAVGHGQMSPDKLEEVILDFIDYEYDVLIATAIIESGIDMPNVNTIIINQAQQFGLSDLHQLRGRVGRSNRKAFCYLFTPPENLLTPEARRRLQAIENFADLGSGFNIAMQDLDIRGAGNMLGAEQSGFIAELGYETYQKILNEAVQELKDEEFSDLYREIAEQQESQVDYVIDCQIESDFEMMFPTDYIESVSERMNLYRQLDNINNENELASFERELIDRFGPIPEQGKELIQVVRLRWLAKSFGFEKMILKNEKWIAYLVSNPQSPYYQSEIFGKLLTYLSHHPHRCQLREVKGKRSVVISSIRSISESYAILQTIKG from the coding sequence ATGGAACTTTCGGAGTTATTATCGTTTTACTCTTCGCATCCACAAATTGTTGCTGTTGAAAAATGGATTGGATCAACAGAACAACATCTGCATATTAACGGACTTCTTGGCTCTTCGCGGGCATTGATGTGTGCTGCTTTGTTTTCAAACTTACACAACACCTGGTTGGTTATTTTGGATGATGCAGAAGAGGCTGGTTATTTTTATCATGACCTGACTCAGCTGTTGGACAAAGAATCCGTCTATTTTTTCCCTTCTTCTTATAAACGGTCGGTTACGCAGGAGAAAACAGATGCTGCCAACGAAATACTTCGTACGGAAGTACTGCAAACAGTGACTCGTCGTGAACCGGTGATTCTGGTAACCTATCCCGATGCATTGCTCGAAAAAGTTCTTGATTCAACAGGGTTGAACGATTGTACGCTGACATTGCATGTTGGAGAGCAGGTGGATACCGATTTTGTCATTGATCTACTGCTGGATTATGGTTTCATCCGGGTCGATTTTGTGTACGAGCCAGGGCAATTCTCTGTCAGAGGCAGCATCCTGGACGTTTTCTCATTTTCGAGCGAATTACCCTACCGAATTGATTTTTTCGGTAAAGAAGTGGAAACGATCCGGACATTTGATATTGAAACACAGCTCTCTAAGACGCCACAAGCCCGTGTGTCGATTGTTTCGGATCTTAAGCAACAGAAGCACGAAAATAAGATCTCTTTTTTTGAACTTTTAGCCCCGGAGACTTTGTGCCTGTTTTCCGACTACAGGTATGCCCGCCAGCGCATAAACAGCCTGTATGATGAGGTGTTGATTAAAACCAACGAGACGAAGAAACCGGTTCCGGATCTGTCTTCCCTGTTTATGAGCGGAGCGGAGATGGACGACAAGATAGCCCCATTCAGAACCATTGAGATTGGCAATCAGATATCCATGTCCGTTACTGCAAAAATTGAGTTCAATACCTCTTTACAGCCGCCATTTCATAAAAATTTTGATCTTGTAAGCCAACATTTTTTGCATAAACAAGAGGAGGGTTATCGCATTTTTGTGTGCAGTGACAGCAAAAAACAGCATGATCGTCTGGCGGCGATTTTTCACGATCGTGGTGACCATATTGTCTTTACAAATGTGCTAAAAACATTGCATGAAGGCTTTGATGATCACGATATGTCGGTTTGTGTCTATACGGATCATCAGCTTTTCGACCGTTTCCACCGTTATTCGTTGCGATCGGACAATGCGCGTACCGGGAAAATGATGATGACGCTTAAAGAGCTGAATCAACTGAATATAGGCGATTATGTGGTTCATGTGGACCATGGCATCGGTCGTTTTGGTGGACTGATGACTACAAATGTTGACGGAAAACGACAGGAAGTCATCAAGTTGCTGTATAAAGATGATGACATGATTTTTGTCAGCATCCATTCTTTACATCGCATTTCGAAATATAAGGGGAAAGATGGAGAAGCCCCTCATGTCAATAAATTGGGGAGTGGAGCCTGGGAACGACTGAAAGAGCGGACGAAGAAAAAGGTTAAGGATATTGCGCGGGAACTGATACAACTCTATGCACGGCGTCGTGCAGAACAGGGCTTTCGCTTTACTCCGGATAGTTATTTACAACAGGAGCTTGAGGCCTCATTTATTTATGAGGATACTCCCGATCAAATGAAAGCAACGGCTGACGTTAAACAGGATATGGAATCGGATTTGCCGATGGATCGTCTGGTGTGCGGAGATGTTGGCTTTGGTAAAACGGAAGTGGCTATTCGGGCTGCTTTTAAAGCGGCTACCGATGGTAAGCAGATTGCAGTTTTAGTACCAACTACCGTGTTGGCAGCACAACATTACCGTACGTTCAGTGAACGTTTAAAAGATTTTCCCTGTGTGGTCGATTATATGAGCAGGGCACGTTCGGCGGCAGCTATGAAAGAGTTGTTGCAACGACTGAAAGAAGGTAAAATTGACATTGTGATCGGGACCCATAAGCTGATTGGAAAGAATGTTCATTTCAAGGATCTGGGATTATTGATTATCGACGAAGAACAAAAATTTGGTGTTTCGGTAAAAGAACGACTGCGACAGATGAAGGTAAATGTGGATACTCTTACACTGACTGCAACGCCAATACCTCGTACATTACAGTTTTCGTTGATGGGTGCCCGTGATTTGTCAATTATCAACACGCCACCTCCGAATCGTTATCCGATTCAAACAGAATGGCATTCCTTTGATGAAGTAATCATTCGTGACGCGATCCGCTTTGAGATGGAACGTAATGGGCAAGTCTTTTTTGTGCACAACCGCATTCATTCCATCTATGAAATGGAAGCTTTGATACAGCGGCTGATCCCTGGGGTGCGGATTGCTGTAGGTCATGGGCAAATGTCTCCGGACAAGCTGGAGGAGGTGATCCTCGATTTTATCGATTACGAGTATGATGTGTTGATCGCAACTGCTATTATTGAATCCGGCATTGACATGCCTAACGTGAATACCATCATTATCAACCAGGCACAACAGTTTGGCCTGAGCGATTTACATCAGTTACGCGGTAGAGTGGGGCGTAGTAACCGGAAGGCGTTCTGCTATTTGTTTACTCCACCCGAAAACCTGTTGACTCCTGAAGCACGGCGCCGGTTGCAGGCTATAGAGAATTTTGCTGATCTGGGAAGCGGCTTCAATATTGCCATGCAGGATTTGGATATCCGTGGTGCCGGAAATATGTTGGGTGCCGAACAAAGCGGTTTTATTGCCGAATTGGGTTATGAAACATATCAAAAAATCTTGAACGAAGCCGTGCAGGAGCTCAAAGATGAAGAGTTTTCCGATCTCTACAGGGAGATTGCCGAGCAGCAGGAGTCGCAGGTTGATTATGTAATTGACTGTCAAATAGAATCGGATTTTGAAATGATGTTCCCGACAGATTATATTGAAAGTGTTTCGGAACGGATGAATTTATACCGTCAGTTGGATAACATCAACAATGAAAATGAATTGGCGTCATTTGAACGCGAGTTGATCGATCGCTTCGGCCCGATTCCCGAACAGGGAAAGGAACTGATCCAGGTGGTACGGTTACGTTGGTTGGCTAAGAGTTTCGGCTTTGAGAAAATGATTCTCAAAAATGAAAAATGGATTGCATATCTGGTGTCTAATCCTCAATCGCCTTATTATCAATCCGAAATATTTGGAAAGTTGTTGACTTATCTTTCCCATCATCCACATCGGTGTCAACTCAGGGAAGTGAAAGGAAAACGCTCCGTAGTCATTTCTTCCATTCGTAGCATCAGCGAATCATATGCCATTTTGCAAACCATCAAAGGGTAA
- a CDS encoding TolC family protein yields MQQLRILIFFILTAPLTIHAQTADSTWTLNKCIDYALAHNIQVKQADIGVKSSKIDLLTAKAAFLPSLSGSLSQTFSNGKVASLVNNQYVNESDIGGRYSLNANMTLFNGNQTEKNVQIQRLQVSSNELTVEQTKNSIIVSITQDYLQVLYDNETVKTDQQTVATSEAELKQSKEMLDAGSIAMNDYAQVETQLSTDQYNLAVAKSTLQQDILTLKQLLELGINDSFEPYFPSLSNNEILQPISDLNTLYNNAVTSRPEIKSSQLSVKIATLTYQKSKGAYWPTLSLSGDIGTGNQYNNMNTKFGTQLNNNLSKSIGLTLSIPIFNNRETKSAVEKAQLDIQNAQLNLEAAKKDLMKTIETLYQNTISAQQKYLAAQQQEKSAQISYSLVEDQFNLGMQNTVALLTAKNTYLSAQQQMLQAKYSAILNLKLLNFYQNIPITLAE; encoded by the coding sequence ATGCAACAATTACGAATTTTAATATTTTTTATTCTGACAGCCCCTCTAACGATACATGCCCAAACAGCCGATTCGACATGGACATTGAACAAGTGTATCGATTATGCTTTAGCGCATAACATCCAGGTAAAACAAGCAGATATCGGAGTAAAATCATCCAAGATCGATTTACTGACTGCTAAAGCGGCTTTTCTTCCTTCGTTAAGCGGGTCACTTTCACAAACCTTTTCTAATGGCAAAGTTGCCAGCCTTGTCAACAACCAGTATGTGAACGAGAGTGATATCGGCGGAAGATATTCTCTGAACGCCAACATGACACTATTTAACGGGAATCAGACAGAAAAAAATGTACAGATACAACGGCTTCAGGTTTCTTCGAATGAACTCACTGTCGAACAAACGAAAAACTCCATCATAGTCTCTATTACCCAGGATTACCTTCAGGTTTTATATGACAATGAAACAGTAAAAACCGATCAACAAACAGTTGCCACCTCGGAGGCCGAACTGAAACAATCAAAAGAGATGCTCGATGCCGGCTCCATTGCCATGAATGATTATGCTCAGGTTGAAACACAACTGAGCACTGATCAATACAATTTAGCCGTTGCAAAAAGCACGTTGCAACAGGATATTCTGACATTGAAACAGTTACTGGAATTAGGAATTAACGATTCGTTCGAGCCTTACTTTCCGTCTTTATCAAATAATGAAATATTGCAACCGATTTCAGACCTTAACACACTATATAACAATGCAGTGACTTCCCGTCCAGAAATCAAAAGCAGTCAGCTTAGCGTCAAAATAGCTACTTTGACCTATCAAAAAAGTAAAGGTGCTTATTGGCCCACATTATCCTTAAGTGGAGATATCGGAACAGGAAATCAATACAATAACATGAATACAAAATTCGGCACGCAATTGAATAATAACCTTTCAAAAAGTATTGGGTTAACGCTTAGCATCCCCATATTCAATAATCGTGAAACCAAATCGGCAGTAGAAAAAGCCCAATTGGATATTCAAAATGCCCAATTGAATCTTGAAGCCGCAAAGAAAGATTTAATGAAAACCATCGAAACGCTTTATCAAAACACGATTTCAGCGCAACAGAAATATCTCGCAGCGCAACAACAGGAGAAATCGGCACAAATAAGCTATTCGCTGGTTGAAGATCAGTTCAATCTGGGGATGCAAAATACAGTAGCCTTGTTAACAGCTAAAAACACTTATCTATCAGCGCAACAACAAATGCTGCAGGCAAAATATTCTGCTATTCTCAACCTGAAATTACTAAACTTCTATCAAAATATTCCTATCACGCTCGCAGAATAA
- a CDS encoding efflux RND transporter periplasmic adaptor subunit: MKTKTIVWAVIALLLIIAGFTLLRKSDDIKQMPVTAKVTVGDISTTVTATGTVEPIKTITVGTQVSGIISKVYVDYNSVVKKGQVLAELDKTVLNSQLASATTDLNNAKTQMDYQKSTYNRDKVLYAKKAISATDMETATYNYETAKLNYQKASYAKKVAETNLGYATIYSPIDGVILSKDVDAGQTVAASFSTPTLFSITNNLHQMQVLANVDEADIGQVKDGQTVTFTVDAYPNDTFQGVVTQVRLEPTTTSNVVTYTVVINAPNPQLKLLPGLTANVTIYIIQKNHILLIPNKALNFHPTGKPAGISNDSMKTIWVMNGQAMKPVQIKVGVTDDIHTEVLQGLHAGDEVVTDIKTLSSKKTVSSDDAGASPFMPKRPNDKRKPN; this comes from the coding sequence ATGAAAACAAAAACGATAGTTTGGGCAGTCATTGCACTTCTGCTTATCATAGCAGGGTTCACTTTACTTAGAAAAAGTGACGACATCAAACAAATGCCAGTTACAGCCAAAGTAACCGTAGGAGACATCTCCACCACAGTAACTGCTACCGGAACGGTGGAGCCCATCAAGACCATTACGGTTGGAACTCAAGTTTCAGGTATTATTTCAAAGGTTTATGTAGATTATAATTCAGTGGTAAAAAAAGGACAGGTTTTAGCCGAACTGGATAAAACGGTGCTGAATTCGCAACTGGCCTCAGCTACAACAGACCTGAATAATGCAAAAACACAAATGGATTATCAGAAAAGTACCTACAACCGGGATAAAGTGCTTTATGCAAAAAAGGCTATCAGCGCCACAGATATGGAAACAGCTACCTATAACTATGAAACAGCAAAACTAAACTATCAAAAAGCAAGTTATGCAAAAAAAGTAGCCGAAACAAATCTCGGCTACGCCACCATCTATTCTCCAATCGATGGGGTTATTCTGTCAAAGGATGTGGACGCAGGACAGACGGTTGCTGCAAGTTTCAGTACACCGACCCTTTTCTCGATTACAAATAACCTTCATCAAATGCAGGTTTTGGCTAATGTCGATGAAGCAGATATCGGACAGGTTAAAGACGGACAAACTGTGACATTTACTGTAGATGCCTATCCTAATGACACTTTCCAGGGAGTAGTAACCCAGGTTCGTCTTGAGCCAACAACAACGTCAAACGTGGTGACATATACCGTTGTCATTAATGCGCCTAATCCGCAATTAAAATTGTTGCCGGGACTAACTGCTAATGTCACCATTTACATTATTCAGAAAAATCATATTTTGCTGATTCCGAACAAAGCGCTGAATTTTCATCCGACGGGAAAACCGGCAGGCATATCGAATGACAGTATGAAAACCATTTGGGTGATGAATGGACAAGCAATGAAACCTGTTCAAATAAAAGTTGGCGTAACGGATGATATTCATACGGAAGTTTTACAAGGGCTTCATGCAGGCGACGAAGTAGTAACAGATATAAAAACACTTTCAAGCAAAAAGACAGTTTCATCCGATGATGCAGGGGCAAGTCCTTTTATGCCAAAACGTCCTAACGACAAAAGAAAACCCAATTAA
- a CDS encoding ABC transporter ATP-binding protein has product MSSLIEVKDLKRDFLVGTEVVHALRGVSFSIEKGEFVTIMGASGSGKTTLLNLLGCLDTATSGDYLLDGISVKKMSKDQRAVLRNKKIGFVFQAYNLLPKTSAIENVELPLVYNPAFSSHERKEKAIAALQSVGLGDRLHHTTNQLSGGQQQRVAIARALINEPAIILTDEATGNLDSKTSYEILSLFQELHQEQGRTIVFITHNPELASFSSRNIMLKDGKITQITENPSIASAKEILQKFPKQDD; this is encoded by the coding sequence ATGAGTAGTTTAATTGAAGTAAAAGATCTAAAGCGCGATTTCCTTGTAGGAACCGAAGTCGTACATGCATTACGAGGAGTCTCTTTCTCCATTGAGAAAGGTGAATTCGTAACCATCATGGGAGCCAGTGGCTCGGGGAAAACCACCCTGCTGAATCTGCTGGGATGTCTGGATACAGCCACTTCAGGGGACTATCTTCTGGATGGAATCTCCGTAAAAAAAATGAGCAAAGATCAGCGGGCTGTGTTGCGCAACAAGAAAATAGGCTTTGTTTTCCAAGCTTACAATCTTTTACCAAAGACATCTGCAATCGAAAACGTAGAATTACCTCTTGTTTATAATCCAGCATTTTCGAGCCACGAACGAAAAGAAAAAGCGATTGCAGCCTTGCAAAGCGTAGGTCTCGGCGACCGTTTGCATCACACAACAAATCAGCTCTCGGGAGGACAACAACAACGGGTCGCCATTGCCAGAGCATTGATCAATGAGCCGGCAATCATCCTGACGGATGAAGCAACAGGAAACCTTGACTCAAAAACTTCGTATGAAATATTGTCGCTTTTTCAGGAATTACATCAAGAACAAGGCCGTACAATTGTGTTTATTACCCATAATCCCGAACTGGCTTCTTTCAGTAGCCGTAACATTATGCTGAAGGATGGCAAAATCACTCAGATAACAGAGAATCCATCGATTGCATCGGCAAAAGAAATCCTTCAAAAATTTCCAAAACAAGATGATTAA
- a CDS encoding ABC transporter permease: MIKLSVNFGNLFKIALRALNNNKFRSFLTMLGIIIGVASVITMLAIGQGSKRSIQNQISGMGSNMLSIDPGMGMMGGVRLDASSMQTLKFRDYESIVNQCKYISAATPIFNASGQVIYGVNNEPTSLTGVNPSFLSIRKYQLANGNMFTDQDIRDLAKVCVIGHTVDSILFSNGENPIGKVIRFNKIPFRVIGLLATKGSGPMGQDQDNLILAPYTTVQKRILAINYLNSIMVSATNEAVADSASQQIETILRQNHHLRSDQDDDFSIRSQNELISMLSSTSNLMTILLSAIAGISLLVGGIGIMNIMYVSVTERTREIGLRMSIGARNIDIMLQFLIEAILLSVTGGVIGVLVGVGASLMVHNIASWPIFIQWYTVFLSFAVCTATGIFFGWYPARKAANLDPIAAIRYE, encoded by the coding sequence ATGATTAAACTATCCGTCAACTTTGGCAATTTGTTCAAAATAGCACTCCGGGCATTGAACAACAACAAATTCAGAAGTTTTCTGACTATGTTGGGTATCATTATCGGCGTAGCGTCGGTAATCACTATGCTTGCCATTGGACAAGGGTCCAAACGCAGCATTCAAAATCAAATTTCCGGCATGGGTTCGAATATGCTTTCCATCGATCCGGGCATGGGTATGATGGGAGGTGTACGATTGGATGCAAGCAGTATGCAAACCTTGAAATTCAGGGATTACGAATCCATAGTTAATCAGTGTAAATACATTTCAGCTGCCACTCCTATATTCAATGCAAGTGGACAGGTCATTTATGGAGTTAATAATGAACCGACATCTCTCACCGGGGTCAATCCTTCTTTTCTGTCGATCCGAAAATACCAACTTGCCAATGGTAATATGTTTACCGATCAGGATATTCGTGATCTTGCTAAAGTATGTGTGATTGGTCATACCGTCGATTCCATTTTGTTCTCTAATGGGGAAAATCCAATTGGAAAAGTAATCCGTTTCAACAAAATTCCATTCCGTGTCATCGGACTTTTAGCAACCAAAGGATCCGGTCCAATGGGGCAAGATCAGGACAATTTAATACTAGCTCCTTATACAACTGTTCAGAAACGTATTCTGGCTATTAATTACCTCAATAGCATTATGGTTTCGGCAACCAACGAGGCAGTGGCTGATAGCGCCTCACAACAAATTGAAACTATTTTGCGGCAAAACCATCATCTGAGAAGCGATCAGGATGACGATTTCTCTATCCGTTCACAAAACGAACTCATCTCCATGTTAAGTTCTACCAGCAACTTAATGACCATTCTGTTATCAGCCATTGCCGGCATTTCTCTTCTGGTTGGTGGTATCGGCATTATGAACATTATGTATGTATCAGTAACCGAACGAACCCGGGAGATTGGATTACGTATGTCCATTGGTGCCAGAAATATTGATATCATGCTACAATTCCTGATCGAAGCCATTTTGTTGAGCGTAACCGGAGGTGTTATTGGTGTCTTAGTAGGCGTTGGAGCTTCTTTAATGGTACATAATATTGCCTCATGGCCTATCTTTATCCAATGGTACACAGTATTTTTGTCATTTGCAGTATGTACGGCCACCGGGATATTTTTCGGATGGTATCCAGCACGTAAAGCGGCCAACCTCGACCCGATTGCGGCAATACGGTATGAATAG
- a CDS encoding sensor histidine kinase, giving the protein MNHIKKNPKIEVIIHILAWCVLFGFPFIFIWERGDPDLHKYGGYFANTLWFFIVFYVNYFFLITRYLFNRKMMQFILSNLLLVSIGAGLLHLEMVSSFHAAFTAHFPPPPPAYIFIFRDATSLILSAGLSVAIRMTSQWYKVEAARKEMEKDRFETELKSLKTQLNPHFLFNTLNNIYSLIPIHAEQAQETVHRLSHLLRYVLYEDTETYVPIQQEFRFLKNYVELMSLRLPKEIEVICNIPDDPGNDIIAPMLFISLIENAFKHGISPLHPSFIHIDIQLIPSKQVTCIVENSYFPKSDSDHSGSGIGQDNLHKRIALLYPNRHTLLFEQRESTYFAQLTIYI; this is encoded by the coding sequence ATGAATCATATCAAGAAAAATCCTAAGATTGAAGTGATTATTCACATACTGGCATGGTGTGTCTTGTTTGGCTTCCCGTTTATTTTTATTTGGGAAAGAGGTGATCCCGACCTGCATAAATATGGTGGATATTTTGCCAATACGCTTTGGTTCTTCATCGTATTCTACGTCAACTATTTCTTCCTGATTACCCGCTATCTGTTTAACAGGAAGATGATGCAATTTATCCTTTCCAATCTTTTACTGGTATCTATCGGCGCCGGATTATTGCATTTGGAAATGGTATCGTCGTTCCATGCGGCATTCACAGCTCATTTCCCCCCGCCTCCGCCTGCCTACATTTTTATCTTTCGAGACGCAACATCCTTGATACTATCGGCAGGACTAAGTGTAGCCATCCGGATGACCAGTCAGTGGTATAAGGTGGAAGCAGCCCGCAAAGAAATGGAGAAAGACCGGTTTGAAACAGAACTCAAAAGCCTGAAAACGCAATTAAACCCCCATTTTCTTTTCAATACCCTGAACAATATTTATTCACTGATTCCAATACATGCAGAGCAGGCGCAAGAGACAGTGCACCGTCTCAGCCATTTGCTGCGTTATGTCCTGTATGAAGACACGGAAACTTATGTCCCTATCCAGCAGGAGTTCCGGTTTTTGAAAAACTATGTCGAACTGATGTCGTTAAGGCTCCCAAAAGAAATTGAAGTCATTTGCAATATTCCCGATGATCCGGGCAATGACATTATTGCTCCCATGCTTTTTATCTCGTTAATCGAAAATGCATTCAAACATGGTATCAGCCCACTTCATCCCTCTTTTATTCACATCGATATTCAACTGATTCCATCGAAGCAGGTAACCTGTATCGTCGAAAACAGTTATTTCCCAAAATCAGACAGCGATCATAGCGGTTCAGGTATCGGACAGGACAATCTTCATAAAAGAATAGCATTATTGTATCCAAACCGTCATACGCTGTTGTTTGAGCAAAGGGAATCAACCTATTTTGCACAATTGACAATCTACATATAA